The Lysobacter helvus nucleotide sequence CGATGCGCTCGCCGAACGCGCCGCCCGCAACACGCTGGTGGCCAACGTCGGCAACGACCGCGAGATCAGCATCCTGGAACTCGCCGAGCTGGTGATCGAACGCGCGAACAGCCGTTCGGTCATCCAGCACGTCGGCCTGCGCGAAGCCTACGGCGAGGATTTCGAAGACATCCGCCGCCGTCGCCCGAGCCTGGCCCGCCTGCGCTCGCTCACCGGGTTCGAGCACCGCTTCACGCTCGAGCGCACGATCGACGATCTCGTCGCCATCGAACGCAACAAACTGGAAGAGAGTCACGATGGCTACTGCACCCTGGTTCGTCCTCAGTCCGAACGCGCTGCTTAGCGCGATCGGCCTGCTGCGCGGGCCCGACAAGACCGTCCCCACCCCCGCGGTCGACTGGCAGACGGCGATCGTCGACGTCGTCATCCCGGCCTTCAAGGAAGAAGACAACATCGTGCATTGCCTGGCGTCGCTCGCCCGGCAGACGTTCCCCATCCGCAACATCATCCTGGTGGACGACGGCGGCAAGGACCGCACCGTGCCGCGCGCGCGCGAATATGCAGCGGCCGCGGCGCTGAACCTGATCGTGATCGAGCGCGCGTCGTCGATCGGCAAGACGCCGACGATCAAGCGCCAGGCGCGCGAGTTCGACTGCGACGTCGAGTTCATCCTCGACGGCGACACGTTCCTCGAATCGCCGAACTACATCGAACGCTGCGTGCAGGAGCTCTACCAGGGCGTCGGCATCGCGAGCGCGTGCGGCAACATCCTGCCGATGCGGCCGAAGGACCGGCATGCGCTCGCCCAATCGCCCGAATTCCAGCAGTGGCACGGCGCGAAGGCGTACGACGATCCCCACGCGAAGCGCGGCATGCTGCACGGCCTGTGGTGGTGGATCACCAACACGTATCGCGAAGTGCTCTACACGTTCCTGCAGCGCTTCATCTACAAGGGGCAGATGGTGTTCTTCGGCAGCATCACCAACCCGGTGGGCTGCGCGGTGGCGTATCGGCGAAAGTACATCGCCGACCTGTTCGACCGCTACGAACCGATCTTCGGCGACGACCTCACCAACTCCGAGGACATCTTCATCGGCTTCGCGCTCAACCACGAGGGCTACCGCAACATCCAGCTGCAGGATGTGCTGGCGCGCTCGGAAGAACCCGAAGTGCAGCGGCTGCCGCGGCAGGTGTACCTGTGGTCGTCGTCGTTCCTGCAAAGCTGCTACTACTTCGATGCGCTGCTGCGCACGCCGTTCAAGGCGGGCAAGGCCTGGCGCAAGCGCCGCCGCGACAAGTCCAGCGGCGTCGAAGACCTGCGCGTGATCAAGGAACAATATCGCCAGCCCTTCGGCGAGCAGGCCACGCGCGAATACGGCCGGCCGATCGGCTGGACCATGTTCCTCGGCGCGGTGGAGAAGATCGGCTTCCCCACGGCGCTGATCTGCATGCTCGTGCTGCGCATGTGGGAAGCGCTGGCGGTGACGGTGGTCGCCGAGTTGGCGGTGTCGCTGACGGTCCTGGTGATCGTGAGCAAGGGCCGGCGCCTGGCGATGCTGGCCAAGGGCATCGCGGTGACGCCGATGCGTTATGTGCTGATGGTGTCCGACCTGTTCACCACGGCGCGGTTCGCGATCGATTTGTGGATCACGGGGAATCGGAAATGGCGCAAGTGATGTCCAGGGGGCTGCGCCGCAACGCGATGGCCGCGGCGATCGTGCTCGCGGTCGGCATGGCCGCAGGGCCGGTATTCGCGCAGGATCCCGCGCGCCTCGACCAGCAGGCGCGCGAAGCCGCGTGGGCGGGGCGCACCGCCGAAGCGCTGCACATCCTCGACAAGCACCTCGCCGAACATCCGGACGATCGCGCCGCGCGGCTGGATCGCGCGCGCTGGCTGGCGTGGTCCGGCGATTACGCGGCATCGATCGAAGCACTGGACGCGCTCGGTGGCGACGACGACGAAGCGCGCGCGCTGCGTGCTCGCGTGCAGGCGTGGGCGGGGCGTCGTGATGCGGCGCTGGCGTTGAACCAGCCGTTGTACGACGCACACCCGGACAACTACGACGTCGCGTGGACCCAGGCCCTGGCTCAACGCCTCGGCGAACGCGCGGACCTCGCGCTCCCCGCACTCGCCCGCGTGCAACAGCTGCAACCCGATTCGAAGGACACGAAGGACATCGCGAAGGTCATCCGCCTGCCGATGTATTCGTGGATCGGCGCGCCGGCCTCGGTGTATTCCGACTCCGACGACATCGAGATCCGCGGCTGGGGCCTCGACGCCAACCTGCGCATCTCCGATACGACGCGCCTGCTTGCCGAGGTCGCCGATCGCACGCACGAGGCGACGGCCACCGGTCCGTTCGCGCCGTTGTTCGGCGGCGACCACGTCGACGAATCGCGCGTCGAAGTCGGCGCACAGTTCGCCGCCACGCCGGACATCGCGTTCGAACTCCGCGGCGGCCAGTCGAAGCTGGACTTCGTCAACGGCGGCCACGACACCGCCACGATCGGCCGCCTGCGCTTCTCGCAACGCGCGACGGACGACGTCTTCTACGCGATCGCCTTCGAACGCGACCGTGTCGCCTACTCGCCGCGCATCCTGTCGCAGGGCGTGATGCGCAACGGCGCCGTGCTGGACATGGTGTTCACGCCCACGCTGCGCGACACCATCGCCGTGCACGCGGGCGCCGACCACTTCAGCGACGACAACGACCATCGCGCGGTCAGCGCCGACTGGCGCCACGCGGTGCATCGCAGCGGCAACGCCAACGTCGACGTCGGCCTGCAGGGCGAATGGCAGCGTTACACCGACAATCCCGGCACGGGCTATTACGCGCCGAACAACTACCGCCGCATCGCGCCGGTCGCCTCGACGTACATCGCGCTGGGCCCGGAGGCCGGCCTGTACATCGGTGCCGCGCTGGGCGTGCAACGCGACGAAACCTTCGACAACTGGAAGCGCGCCAGCGACATCAGCGCGAGCCTGACGCTCGGCATCTTCACGCACTGGCAGCTCGTGGCGTCCGCGGGCTACAGCGAACGCCTCAACCAGTTCGGGCGTTACGAAGGCACGTCGTTCGGCCTGCAGTTGCGCTATCGCTTCTGCGAATTCCGCGCGGACCGCTGCCCGTAAGGCGTCAGCGTTCCGAGTGCTCGATGCCCCCGTCGGGCTGGATGAGTTCGATGAAGGCGCGCGCCTGCGGCGACAGGAACTTCCCCTTGCGGATCACCACGCCGTAGCTGCGCGAGGGGAAGTACTGCGCGAGCGAGCGCGCCGCCAATCGCGTGCGATCGGCGTCGGTCAGGCAGATCGCGGTGACGATGCTGATGCCCAGGCCCATCGCGACGTATTGTTTGATCACTTCCCAGCCGCCGACTTCCAGCGCGACGGTGTAAGGCACGCGGTTCTGCTGGAACACCAGGTCGACGAGGCGGTACGTCGTCAGGCGCTTTGGCGGCAGGATCAAGCCGTAGGGCGAGAGATCCTCGAGCTTGAGGTCCGCCTTGTGCGCGAGCGGATGGTCGGGCGGGGTGATCAGCATCGGCTCGAAGCGATAGACCGGCATGTAGCGCAGGTCCGCGGGCACATCGAGCATCGAGCCCACGGCCAGGTCGACTGCGTCCGTACGCAATAGGTCCAGCCCGCCCGCGCCGGTGACGTTGTGCAGCGTCAGGCGCACATCGGAGCGGCGCTGGCGGAAGGCTTCGACGATCCCGGGCAACAGATAGAGGATGGTCGAGCTGCCGGCCGCGACGTTGAGTTCGCCGGCATCCAGCCCCTGCACCTTGTCGCGGAACACCGCATCCAGCCCGTCGAGGCCTTCGACCAGGGGCTTGGCCAGCTCGTAGAGGACCTGTCCTTCGCGGCTCGGGGTGAGCCGCCGGCCCACGCGTTCGAACAGCTTGACCCCCAGTTCGCGCTCGAGCGCCTGCAATTGGAGGGTGATCGCGGGCTGGCTGACGTAGAGCGCTTCGGCCGCGCGGGACACCGAGCCCAGGCGCGCGGTCTGGCAAAAGGCACGCAACGGCTTCAATTTGTCCGCTTTGTAGGCGAAACGGGGCGGCGGCGTGCGGTTTTCGGTCATGACACGGCCTTCATATAAGCGCACCTAATCATATGCATAGATAAAACTGTTTTGCGCAATACAGTACCCGCTCGTACGGTCGGCTTCCGCCTCATCAGGGATTCGACCATGTCGGCAGTGCTGCACCCGGACCAGGACGTCGTTCGCCCCGCGGGTATCGCGGTCACCCGCAGCCTCCCCGGGCAGGAGCAATTGCTGACCCCCGCGGCCCTGGCGTTCCTCGCCGACCTGCAGCGCCGCTTCGATCCGATCCGCCAGCAACGCCTCGCCGCACGGCAGGTGCGCCAGGCCGAGTTCGATGCCGGCGCGCTCCCGGACTTCCGCGCCGACACCGCCGCGATCCGCGCCGCCGACTGGCGCGTGGCCGAACTCCCGGGCGCGCTGCTCGATCGCCGCGTCGAGATCACCGGCCCCACCGATCCGAAGATGGTCATCAACGCGCTCAACTCCGGCGCGAACTGCTACATGGCCGACTTCGAGGATTCCACCTCGCCCACCTGGGACAACCTGCTCACCGGCCAGCGCGCGCTGGGCAAGGCGGTCGCGGGCACGCTCGACTGGATGGCGCCCGACGGCGCGAAGCACTACGTCCTCAAGCCTTTCTCCGAACAAGCCGTGCTGATGGTCCGCCCGCGCGGCTGGCACCTCGACGAGAAGCACGTGCTCATCGATGGCGCGCCGATGTCCGCGTCGTTGTGCGACCTCGGCCTGTTCGCCTTCCACAACGCGGTGGCGCTCGCCGCGAAAAACCGCGGCCCGTACTTCTATTTGCCGAAGCTGCAGGCGATGGAAGAAGCGCAGCTGTGGGACGCGGTGCTCGCGCACGTCGAAACCACGCTCGGGCTGCCCGTCGGCCAGATGAAAGTGACGGTGCTGATCGAAACGCTGCCCGCCGCATTCGAGATGGACGAGATCCTGCACGCGTTGCGCACGCGCATCGCCGGCCTCAACTGCGGCCGCTGGGATTACATCTTTTCGTACATCAAGACCTTCCGCCGCCATCGCGATCGCGTGTTGCCCGAACGCGCGCAGGTCACGATGACGCAGCCCTTCCTCAAGACGTATTCCGAACTCCTCATCCACACCTGCCACCGCCGCGGCGCGCATGCGATGGGCGGCATGGCCGCGCAGGTGCCGATCGCCGGCGACGACGCCGCCAACCAGCGCGCGCTCGATCGCGTCCGCGCCGACAAGGTGCGCGAAGTCGGCGCCGGCCACGACGGCACCTGGGTCGCGCATCCGGCGCTGATCCCGCTGGCGCGCGAAGTGTTCGACACCTGGATGCTCGGCGCGCACCAGCAGTTCGTGATGCGCAACGACGTACGCGCCAAATCCGACGCGGAACTGCGCGACGCCCTGCTCAAGCCCTCGTTCGGCACCATCACGCGCGCCGGCTTCGAAGGCAACGTGGAAGTCTGCGTGCGCTATCTCGCCGCGTGGCTCGACGGCAACGGCTGCGTGCCGATCCACTGGCTGATGGAAGACGCAGCGACTGCAGAGATCTCGCGTTCGCAGCTGTGGCAATGGCTGCACGCAGACCCCGGCCTGCACCTGGACGACGGCACGCCCATCGATTTCGCCCTGCTCGAACGCGCCCTCATCGGCCTCCCCAGCAAGTTCGCCGACCGCATGCAGTTGCCCGGGGCAACGCGCATCGCCGAAGCCATCGCCCTGCTCGAAACGCTCACGGAACAAGACACGCTCGAAGACTTCCTCACCCTGCCGGCCTACACGCGGATCGATTGATCCCGACAAGGAGTTCCACCATGAAGCAGACGCTGCCCACCGCCGAACAACTCCGCCTCGACTGGTCCAACAACCCGCGCTGGGCCGGCATCGAGCGCCCGTATACCGCCGAAGACGTGGTGCGCCTGCGCGGCACCGTCGCCATCGAACACTCGCTCGCGCGCATCGGCGCCGACAAGTTGTGGCGTTCGCTGCAGACCGAGGATTTCGTCAACGCGCTCGGCGCGCTCACCGGCAACCAGGCGATGCAGCAGGTCAAGGCCGGGCTGAAGGCGATCTACTTGTCCGGCTGGCAGGTGGCCGCGGATGCGAACCTCGCCGGCGAGATGTATCCGGATCAATCGCTGTATCCGGCCAACTCCGTGCCGCAGGTGGTCAAGCGCATCAACAACACGCTGCTGCGCGCCGACCAGCTGCACCACGCCGAAGGCGACGACGCCATCGATTTCCTGCAGCCGATCGTGGCGGACGCCGAGGCCGGCTTCGGCGGCATCCTCAACGCGTTCGAGCTGATGAAAGCGATGATCGAAGCGGGCGCGGCCGGCGTGCATTTCGAAGACCAGCTCGCGTCGGTGAAGAAGTGCGGCCACATGGGCGGCAAGGTCCTGGTGCCCACGCGCGAAGCGGTGGAAAAACTGGTCGCCGCGCGCCTGGCCAGCGATGTCATGGGCGTGCCGACGCTGATCGTGGCGCGCACCGACGCCGAAGCCGCGGACCTGCTCACCAGCGACGTCGACGACAACGACGCCCCGTTCTGCACGGGCGAGCGCACCGTCGAAGGCTTCTACAAGACGCGCAAGGGCCTGGACCAGGCGGTTTCGCGCGGCCTGGCCTACGCGCCGTACGCGGACCTGGTGTGGTGCGAAACCGGCAAGCCGGACCTTGCGTTCGCGAAGGCCTTCGCCGAAGCCATCCATGCCAAGTTCCCCGGCAAGCTGCTGGCCTACAACTGCTCGCCGTCGTTCAACTGGAAGCAGCACCTGGACGACGCGACCATCGCGAAATTCCAGAAGGAACTGGCGAGCTACGGGTACAAGTTCCAGTTCATCACCCTGGCCGGTTTCCACGCGCTCAACTATTCGATGTTCAACCTCGCCCACGGGTATGCGCGCAAGCAGATGAGCGCGTTCGTGGAGCTGCAGCAGGCCGAGTTCGCGGCCGCCGACAAGGGCTTCACGGCGGTCAAGCACCAGCGCGAAGTGGGCACGGGTTACTTCGATGCGGTGACGCAGACCATCCAGGGCGCGCAGTCCTCCACGGTCGCGCTGAAGGGCTCCACGGAAGAGGAACAATTCCATCCGACGGCCCCCGCCGCCGCCGCGTGAGGGTTGTCTCAAAACAGGCGGTTGCAGGCCCCTGAAAAGGCGCGGGGCGTCCGGTCGGGACGCCCCTTTTCGTACTCCCCGGAATGAATCCTTTCCGGTGGTATCCTCGGTCGCCGGTCGTGACGGGGGATCGCAGCGTGAATCGTGATAGCGGGCCGCCCCTCCGGCGCCACGCGGACATCGAAGTGCTCGAACCAGCGGCTTCGCTCACGGCGGAGGAGTACGCGCTGTTCGCGCAGATCGGTCGCCAGCGGCGCGTGGAGCCGGGCGAAAAACTCTTCCGGCGCGGCGACCTCGGCACCACGATGTTCGTCATCGCGCAGGGTTCGGTCGACCTGGATTTCGGCGACGACCTGGTCGCCAAGCGCCTCGGTGCGCGCGAATTCTTCGGCGAACTCGGCCTGCTGATCGGCGACCACGCCCGCAGCGCCGACGCCACCGTGTCCAGCCCCGGCATGCTGGTCGAATTGCGCCAGGAAGAATTCGACCAGCTGGTCGAACGCGACCCGCGTCTGCTGGCCCACTTCCTGCGCCGCGCGATCATGCGCGTGGTGCTGAACGAACAAAGCCTCATCGGCCGCCTGCGCCGTCGGAACCTGGATTTGCAGACCGCGCTCGACACGCTGCGTGCGACCAACCATCGCCTCACGCAGACCGAAGAGCTCACGCGCACCGACGAACTCACGGGCCTCGCCAATCGCCGCGGTTTCCACCTGCACCTGCAGCAGCGTCGCCGCACCGACATCACGCAAGGCCGCGGCCTGTTGCTGATCGACTGCGACCGCTTCAAGGGCATCAACGACGAATACGGGCACCTGGTGGGCGATCGCGTGTTGCAGGGCGTCGCCAACATCCTGCGTTCGGCCGCCGGCCCCGACGACATCGCCTGCCGCCTGGGCGGCGACGAGTTCTGCCTGATGATCAAGGCCGAAACGCCCGACGACATCGTGCGCGTGGCCGAATTCATCACCACCACCGCGCATGCGTTGCACGAACTGCAACCCGCGCCGCCGCAGATCGCCACGCTCAGCGTCGGCGCCTGCCTCGTCACCGCCGAAGGCGAATGGGACGACTGGTATGCGCTCGCCGACGCCGCGCTGTACCGGGCGAAGCGACTGGGTGGCAATCGTGTCGAGTGGCAGGACGCCGCCCTCGCCCCCGCCTGAAGGGCGACCGCAGCAAGGATTCGCCCATGATCGATCTCCCCACGGACAGCGCGCCTGCGCATAGCGCCGCCACCACCAGCCCGCAGGTCCGCACGCTGCTGCTGACGGACCTGTGCGATTCGACGTTGCTGGTCGAACGCCTGGGAGACGCGCCCGCGGCCGAACTGTTCCGCGCGCACGACCGGCTGGTGCTGGAATTGCAGCAACGGTGGCGCGGGCGGTTGATCGATCGTTCCGACGGTTTGCTGCTGTTGTTCGAACGCCCGATCGATGGTTTGGGTTTTGCGCTCGATTACACGCGTGGTTTGCGTGAACTCTCCGACCGGCCCGAAGTGCGCGCGCGCAAGCTCGTGCTGCAGGCGCGCGCCGGCTTGCACGTGGGCGAAGTGCTCACGTGGCGCAACAGCGAAGCCGCCGTGCAGGCGGGCGCCAAGCCGCTGGAAGTGGAAGGCCTCGCCAAGCCGCTCGCCGGTCGGCTGATGACGCTCGCGCGCCCCGGCCAGGTGTTGCTGTCCGCCACCGCCGAACCGCTGGCGCGCCGCGCCGCGCGCGAACTGGGCGAACGCAGCGAACACCTGATCTGGAAATCGCACGGGCGCTGGCGTTTGAAGGGCGTGCCCGACGGCCAGGAAATCTTCGAAGTCGGCGAACCCGGCTACGCCCCGCTGCGCGCCCCGAAGCAGAACGGCGGCAAGGCATGGCGCGACATCCCCGTGTGGCGCCGCCCGACCGCATTGGCCGCCGAACTGATGCTGGTGATCGGCATCGGCACCGGCGCGTGGTTCCTCACGCGTCCCACGCCCGCCATCGCCTTCAACGAACGCGACTGGGTGGTGGTGGGCGACCTGCGCAACCTCACCGGCCAACCGGTGCTGGACGAATCGCTGGAGCAGGCGTTCCGCATCAGCCTGGAACAGTCGCGCTACGTCAACGTGCTGAGCGACCTGAAGGTGCGCGACACCTTGCAGCTGATGAAGCGCGGGCCGGCGACGCCGCTGGATCGTGGGGTGGCGAGCGAGATCGCGCTGCGCGATGGCGCGCGCGCGGTGATCTTGCCGACGGTGGCGGAAGTGGGTGGGCGGGTGCGGGTGAGTGCGGAGGTCATTGATCCGCATACGCAGACGACGGTGTATGCGGAGTCGGCGGATGGGACCGGGGCGTCTTCAGCGCTGGGTTCAATAGACAAGGTGACGGGGGAGCTGCGCGAAAAGCTGGGTGAGGCGATTGCCAGCATCGAGCGGGATTCGGCGCCGTTGCCGAAGGTCAGCACGAACAACCTCGACGCATTGAAGGCGTATGCGTTGGGGCTCAAGGCGCACTTCGATTTCAAGCCAAAGGACGCGCTGGCGTACTTCGCTCGCGCCACGGAAATCGATCCCAACTTCGCCCTCGCGTACATCGCTGCGGGCCGGACGTATGGCCGAATTGGGGATGTGCCCGGCATTCGTCGCGAGTTCGACAAGGCGAACAAGCACCGGGATCACCTGGCGCCGAGGGAGCTGCTGACGCTTGACGCGCAGCTTGCACGTTTTGGGCCCGTCGAGCCGATGCTGCAGCGCTGGCAACAGTTGATTGCGATGTATCCGGATAACCAGGACGCGCATTTCGTCCTCGCCGTGGAGCTGATGCTTCGTGCGAATCAGTTCGAAGCCGGCCTGCAGCATGCAAAAGCTGCGTCGACATCGCAGAACCCGTATCGAGACAACGCCGTCACCCTGCAGGGCATGCTGCTGACCGGCATGGATCGTATCGATGATGGCCTGAAGATGTTCCAGGCGGCGTACAAGTTCGGCTTCAAGGGCGGTGCGGACGACTATGCGCGTGCCTATGCAGCGAAACGCGATTTCGCCAGTGCGCAGCGTGTCCTGGGAAGGAAGGCCGCCTCGGGCACGACCGTCGGCGACCTGAGGCACCCGATGCAGGAGATGTTGTTCGCACTGGACCAAGGCGATTTCGACACGGCGAGGGCGCAGGCCCAGCGTGGCACGCACAACGCACAGTCGGCCGAGCCGTTGTTTGCGCTTGCGCAGTGGCGCCTGCAGGCGCTGACGCTCCAGACGATCGAGCGCGCCATGCCGAAAGCGGACCTCGAGCGGGCGTTGCTGGCTGAAATCGATCACGTGCGCGCGCGGTCTGCGGAAACGGACGTTGTCGCGTCGAACTACAGCGAGATCCTGCTCCTCGCGCTCGGTGACCTTGGTGGATCCATCGATTCCCTGCCGACCGTACGCGCAGCATTGGCGGCGATCGAGAATTCAAAGGATTGGCAAGGTTTTCCGCTGATGGCGCAGATGCACGAGGTCCTGCTCGCCGAGCAGGATCGACTCTCCGGCAAGGCCAACGCAGCGTCCGCCAGGTTGGCGCCCATCGCGTCGCGGGATGAAGCGCTGGTCGCGGTGCATGTCGCGCTGGCGCGCGCGGCGGGAGAAGCGAAGCAGGATGCGTTGGCGCTGCGCCAACTGGATTGGCTGGTCGCGCATCGGGGTCGGGCGTACATGGAATGGGCGGCGGAAGGTGCGCTCACGCCATCCAACGTCGCGCAGACCACCCTGGCGCACCTTGAAGCGGCGGAGCTCCTGGCGCGATCGGGCCAGCAGGTGGCCGCAAAGGCGCGGCTGGCGCGCTTCCTGTCGTCCTGGCCGGCGAACACGTTGCCCGAGTTTCTCAGGCAACGTGTCGCCCGCCTGCAGGATCAATCGTCTGCCTGAAGTTCCATCGGCGCGCCGTAGTTCACGATCGCGTTCAACGTCTGCTCGAGCTTCCCGCGCTGCTGCGCGATCTTTTCCTTCGAAGCCAGCTGCGTTCCGGCGGCAAGTTGCAGGCAGCTGCCGCCGGACATTGCGGCCTGGTCTGACGTCGCAAGCTTGGCGCCGGCAGAGTCCGGGGCCTTCCAGCCTGCTTCCACGAGCGCCGCATGCGCATCGCGCTTGAACAAGTCGCGGAAATCGTCATCGCTAGACAGCCGATCGAGCAAGGTGCGGACGACTTTCGGGTCGAGTGGTTCGGTCGGGCCCGGGCCTTTCTTCATTGCCATGCGTGTCTCCCCATTTGAGCAAGTCAATACCCCGGGTGGCGACGCTACCCTTGTCTCGTGGTGTTCACAAGCTCTAACGTTGCCGTTTTACGCTCAGGAGCGTTCGATGCGCGTGCGGCGCTGTGCGGTGTTGTGGCTCGAGCCGAGGGAGACAGCACAGTTCCAACTGGAGGACCTGCTTTCCGGAGGCACTGGCATCGTGAGCCAAGTCGGCTGGCGAGCGCACGCACCGCAGTTCGACGAAGCATTGCCGGTGGACGAGGACGACGTGCTGTTGCTCGGCCGGCTCAGTCCCGTGGATTGGATCGACGATGGTCCCCTGCGCGCAAAACACGGCGCCGCCAGGCTGCGCACCTTGCTGCGTGCCGGCCTGTTGATCGGCCAGGGGAAGGCGTGGCGCGCCCAGCGACTCGCCGATGACGAATTGCGTGCCCAGCATTGGTACGGCTTGTCGGCCGTAGCCCACGCCAGGTCTCGATGGGTCGGGTTGGACGCGGCCCGGGAAGTGGCCGAAGCCGGCATGGATACGGCGGCCGGCCTGCGCAAACACTACGGACCGCCGCCCCCGACGCTCATGGAGCGCGGCCCCGCCGACGAACGCGTGCGCTTGCCGCGCGCGGTCCCGACCGCGCTTGATGCACTCTTCGACCAAAGGAGCACCTGTCGCAACTTCGATACCGAAGCCGTTCTGTCGCAGGTGCAGTTCGCACATGTCGTCGAACGTGTCTTTTCCGCACGCGGGCAGGTGCATGGCGCCGACGATTTCAACATGCTGAAGAAAACCAGCCCGTCTGGCGGCGCAATGCATCCGACGGAAGCGTATTTCATCGTGCATCGCGTCGAAGGACTTGCTCCCGGGCTATATCACTACCACTCGGTCGAACATGCGCTGCAACCATTGCCGTGGGAAGGCACCCCTGAAGCGTTGCGCGCCTTCGCGCGCCTGGCCGTCGGAGGTCAGCACTGGTTTTCGGACTCGCCAGTCCAGGTTGCGCTGGTGCCGCGTTTCGCGCGCAACTACTGGAAATACCAGAACCATCCCAAGGCGTATCGCGTTGCGATCCTGGACATCGGGCACCTCTCCCAGACGCTGCTGGTCACGGCGACCGAGCTTGGACTTGGCGCCTACATCACAGCGGCCATCAACGAGGTCGACATCGAACAGGCCTTCGGCCTGACAAGCTACGTGGAAAGCCCACTGGCGGTCTGCGGCTTCGGCCTCCGCGCGGACACGATGACGACCTCGGAGTTCGATCCCAACCGCAAGATCTGGCCGCGCAAACCGAAGTGATCAGCGGCCGCCGATCAGGCGCTCGCCC carries:
- the aceA gene encoding isocitrate lyase encodes the protein MKQTLPTAEQLRLDWSNNPRWAGIERPYTAEDVVRLRGTVAIEHSLARIGADKLWRSLQTEDFVNALGALTGNQAMQQVKAGLKAIYLSGWQVAADANLAGEMYPDQSLYPANSVPQVVKRINNTLLRADQLHHAEGDDAIDFLQPIVADAEAGFGGILNAFELMKAMIEAGAAGVHFEDQLASVKKCGHMGGKVLVPTREAVEKLVAARLASDVMGVPTLIVARTDAEAADLLTSDVDDNDAPFCTGERTVEGFYKTRKGLDQAVSRGLAYAPYADLVWCETGKPDLAFAKAFAEAIHAKFPGKLLAYNCSPSFNWKQHLDDATIAKFQKELASYGYKFQFITLAGFHALNYSMFNLAHGYARKQMSAFVELQQAEFAAADKGFTAVKHQREVGTGYFDAVTQTIQGAQSSTVALKGSTEEEQFHPTAPAAAA
- a CDS encoding LysR family transcriptional regulator encodes the protein MTENRTPPPRFAYKADKLKPLRAFCQTARLGSVSRAAEALYVSQPAITLQLQALERELGVKLFERVGRRLTPSREGQVLYELAKPLVEGLDGLDAVFRDKVQGLDAGELNVAAGSSTILYLLPGIVEAFRQRRSDVRLTLHNVTGAGGLDLLRTDAVDLAVGSMLDVPADLRYMPVYRFEPMLITPPDHPLAHKADLKLEDLSPYGLILPPKRLTTYRLVDLVFQQNRVPYTVALEVGGWEVIKQYVAMGLGISIVTAICLTDADRTRLAARSLAQYFPSRSYGVVIRKGKFLSPQARAFIELIQPDGGIEHSER
- the aceB gene encoding malate synthase A, with product MSAVLHPDQDVVRPAGIAVTRSLPGQEQLLTPAALAFLADLQRRFDPIRQQRLAARQVRQAEFDAGALPDFRADTAAIRAADWRVAELPGALLDRRVEITGPTDPKMVINALNSGANCYMADFEDSTSPTWDNLLTGQRALGKAVAGTLDWMAPDGAKHYVLKPFSEQAVLMVRPRGWHLDEKHVLIDGAPMSASLCDLGLFAFHNAVALAAKNRGPYFYLPKLQAMEEAQLWDAVLAHVETTLGLPVGQMKVTVLIETLPAAFEMDEILHALRTRIAGLNCGRWDYIFSYIKTFRRHRDRVLPERAQVTMTQPFLKTYSELLIHTCHRRGAHAMGGMAAQVPIAGDDAANQRALDRVRADKVREVGAGHDGTWVAHPALIPLAREVFDTWMLGAHQQFVMRNDVRAKSDAELRDALLKPSFGTITRAGFEGNVEVCVRYLAAWLDGNGCVPIHWLMEDAATAEISRSQLWQWLHADPGLHLDDGTPIDFALLERALIGLPSKFADRMQLPGATRIAEAIALLETLTEQDTLEDFLTLPAYTRID
- a CDS encoding glycosyltransferase family 2 protein — translated: MATAPWFVLSPNALLSAIGLLRGPDKTVPTPAVDWQTAIVDVVIPAFKEEDNIVHCLASLARQTFPIRNIILVDDGGKDRTVPRAREYAAAAALNLIVIERASSIGKTPTIKRQAREFDCDVEFILDGDTFLESPNYIERCVQELYQGVGIASACGNILPMRPKDRHALAQSPEFQQWHGAKAYDDPHAKRGMLHGLWWWITNTYREVLYTFLQRFIYKGQMVFFGSITNPVGCAVAYRRKYIADLFDRYEPIFGDDLTNSEDIFIGFALNHEGYRNIQLQDVLARSEEPEVQRLPRQVYLWSSSFLQSCYYFDALLRTPFKAGKAWRKRRRDKSSGVEDLRVIKEQYRQPFGEQATREYGRPIGWTMFLGAVEKIGFPTALICMLVLRMWEALAVTVVAELAVSLTVLVIVSKGRRLAMLAKGIAVTPMRYVLMVSDLFTTARFAIDLWITGNRKWRK
- a CDS encoding GGDEF domain-containing protein: MTGDRSVNRDSGPPLRRHADIEVLEPAASLTAEEYALFAQIGRQRRVEPGEKLFRRGDLGTTMFVIAQGSVDLDFGDDLVAKRLGAREFFGELGLLIGDHARSADATVSSPGMLVELRQEEFDQLVERDPRLLAHFLRRAIMRVVLNEQSLIGRLRRRNLDLQTALDTLRATNHRLTQTEELTRTDELTGLANRRGFHLHLQQRRRTDITQGRGLLLIDCDRFKGINDEYGHLVGDRVLQGVANILRSAAGPDDIACRLGGDEFCLMIKAETPDDIVRVAEFITTTAHALHELQPAPPQIATLSVGACLVTAEGEWDDWYALADAALYRAKRLGGNRVEWQDAALAPA
- a CDS encoding tetratricopeptide repeat protein, whose translation is MAQVMSRGLRRNAMAAAIVLAVGMAAGPVFAQDPARLDQQAREAAWAGRTAEALHILDKHLAEHPDDRAARLDRARWLAWSGDYAASIEALDALGGDDDEARALRARVQAWAGRRDAALALNQPLYDAHPDNYDVAWTQALAQRLGERADLALPALARVQQLQPDSKDTKDIAKVIRLPMYSWIGAPASVYSDSDDIEIRGWGLDANLRISDTTRLLAEVADRTHEATATGPFAPLFGGDHVDESRVEVGAQFAATPDIAFELRGGQSKLDFVNGGHDTATIGRLRFSQRATDDVFYAIAFERDRVAYSPRILSQGVMRNGAVLDMVFTPTLRDTIAVHAGADHFSDDNDHRAVSADWRHAVHRSGNANVDVGLQGEWQRYTDNPGTGYYAPNNYRRIAPVASTYIALGPEAGLYIGAALGVQRDETFDNWKRASDISASLTLGIFTHWQLVASAGYSERLNQFGRYEGTSFGLQLRYRFCEFRADRCP